The Altererythrobacter sp. Root672 genome includes a window with the following:
- a CDS encoding capsular biosynthesis protein yields the protein MTEHSKIPLPGQGDKGGSLFERAEGLFGAPGELRAAPVPTVLAPPANRPRRPVAPLVQPDVQAAPKVAETVVEAPVAAAPVPRVMAQRVEFTAERQSVDRARLLEQGFIVPDGPVTTPLEEFRIVKRQLLLAMREGRSGSNLSPELQRVLVCSPLPGEGKTFCATNLALAVAAERDAEVVLVDADFAKPSILTLFGLEGRKGLMDALADPAVRVEDCVVATDIPGLFVLPAGDRTSSDSEYLSSGRTREVLDRLTAGAPNRVVIFDSPPALAASPAAELAKYVAQALVICRADQTGQRALEDALSLLSICPDIKLLLNSANFSPSGRRFGAYYGYGGDGE from the coding sequence ATGACAGAGCACAGCAAGATCCCGCTTCCCGGCCAAGGTGACAAGGGCGGTTCGCTGTTCGAGCGAGCCGAAGGCCTGTTCGGCGCTCCCGGCGAGCTTCGGGCCGCGCCAGTCCCAACGGTCCTCGCGCCTCCCGCCAATCGCCCTCGACGGCCGGTAGCGCCGTTGGTGCAACCTGACGTGCAAGCGGCTCCTAAGGTAGCCGAGACGGTGGTCGAAGCGCCGGTTGCCGCCGCGCCCGTACCTCGCGTCATGGCTCAACGAGTGGAATTCACCGCCGAGCGGCAATCGGTCGATCGCGCCCGCCTGCTCGAACAGGGTTTCATCGTGCCCGATGGGCCGGTGACGACGCCGCTCGAGGAATTCCGCATTGTGAAGCGCCAGCTCCTTCTCGCGATGCGGGAGGGACGTTCCGGATCGAACCTGTCGCCTGAGTTGCAGCGCGTGCTGGTGTGTTCGCCGCTTCCCGGCGAGGGAAAGACGTTCTGCGCAACCAACCTCGCGCTCGCCGTTGCGGCCGAGAGGGATGCCGAGGTCGTGCTAGTCGACGCCGATTTCGCCAAGCCTTCGATCCTGACGCTGTTCGGGCTTGAGGGACGCAAGGGCCTCATGGACGCGCTGGCCGATCCGGCCGTGCGGGTCGAGGACTGTGTGGTCGCGACGGACATTCCGGGCTTGTTCGTGCTCCCCGCGGGCGACCGCACGTCTTCGGACAGCGAATATCTCTCCAGTGGCCGCACGCGCGAAGTGCTCGACAGGCTGACGGCCGGCGCTCCCAACCGCGTGGTGATTTTCGATTCTCCGCCGGCGCTGGCGGCCTCGCCGGCTGCGGAACTGGCGAAGTACGTGGCGCAGGCACTGGTGATCTGTCGCGCAGACCAGACCGGCCAGCGTGCCTTGGAAGACGCGCTTTCGCTGCTTTCGATCTGTCCCGAC